One genomic window of Streptomyces spiramyceticus includes the following:
- a CDS encoding ATP-dependent DNA ligase produces MDLPVMPPVKPMLAKSVAEIPPGPGMHYEAKWDGFRAIVYRDGDEVEIGSRSGKPLTRYFPELVDSLLAALPDRCVVDGEIVIAYEGRLDFDRLSERIHPADSRVRLLAERTPASFVAFDLLAIGNDSLIDAPFKDRRATLTGALGGAPAPVHLAPATTDIEVAREWFQHYEGAGLDGVVAKPQAMPYRQDTRLMYKIKHERTADCVVAGYRFHKSGPVVGSLLLGLYDDAGTLQHVGVSAAFPMRRREELVAELGPLRMESPEAEGHPWATWSDESAHEQSRMPGAPSRWSGKKDLSWVPLRPEAVCEVAYDHMEGDRFRHTARFRRWREDRTPESCTYAQLEEPVSYDLADVLRSR; encoded by the coding sequence ATGGATCTGCCGGTGATGCCACCCGTGAAACCCATGCTGGCCAAGTCCGTGGCCGAGATCCCGCCGGGCCCCGGCATGCACTACGAGGCCAAGTGGGACGGCTTCCGGGCGATCGTCTATCGCGACGGCGACGAGGTGGAGATCGGCAGCAGGTCGGGCAAGCCACTGACCCGCTACTTTCCCGAGCTCGTCGACTCGCTGCTCGCGGCGCTGCCCGACCGCTGTGTCGTGGACGGCGAGATCGTGATCGCCTACGAGGGCAGGCTCGACTTCGACCGTCTCAGCGAGCGCATCCACCCGGCGGATTCCCGCGTGAGGCTGCTCGCCGAGCGGACACCGGCCAGCTTCGTCGCGTTCGACCTGCTGGCTATCGGCAACGACTCGCTGATCGACGCCCCGTTCAAGGACCGTCGCGCCACCCTCACCGGCGCACTCGGCGGCGCCCCCGCCCCGGTCCATCTGGCGCCCGCGACCACCGACATCGAGGTGGCCCGGGAGTGGTTTCAGCACTACGAGGGCGCCGGTCTCGACGGTGTGGTGGCCAAGCCGCAGGCCATGCCGTACCGCCAGGACACCCGCCTGATGTACAAGATCAAGCACGAGCGCACCGCGGACTGTGTCGTCGCCGGATACCGGTTCCACAAGAGCGGCCCCGTCGTCGGCTCGCTGCTCCTCGGCCTGTACGACGATGCGGGCACACTCCAGCACGTAGGGGTGTCCGCGGCGTTCCCGATGCGCCGCCGCGAGGAACTGGTGGCCGAACTGGGGCCGCTGCGCATGGAGTCGCCCGAGGCCGAGGGCCACCCGTGGGCCACCTGGTCGGACGAGTCCGCCCATGAGCAGAGCCGGATGCCCGGCGCCCCGAGCCGCTGGTCGGGCAAGAAGGACCTGTCGTGGGTGCCGTTGCGGCCGGAGGCCGTGTGCGAGGTGGCGTACGACCACATGGAGGGCGACCGTTTCCGGCACACCGCCCGGTTCCGCCGGTGGCGTGAGGACCGTACGCCCGAGAGCTGTACGTACGCCCAGTTGGAGGAGCCGGTCAGCTACGACCTCGCGGACGTCCTCAGGTCGCGGTGA
- a CDS encoding MFS transporter, whose protein sequence is MKHAPATQDWGPEPSAWAPMRRPVFRALWIAQLAANMGTWMQTVGAQWLMGDLGGGALEVALVQTATTLPVFVLVVPAGALGDILDQRRLLIGGQLLMFLGAAGLAGVTAAGAETQSLLLGLTALMGVGEAFCISSFQAIQPELVSREEIPQAALLNSANGNVARAAGPAFGGALIHAAGPEATFALNALSFLGVLVVLYAWKRPPTHRPLGSEHIRDAIRAGARYVRSAPLLGAVIGRSGLFMLFAGGMWALLPTVARGPLGLDAGGYGLLLGSVGLGAVIGAVLLPSMRGHLRTNVLVTGAMVIYAGTMAAIGLVPYAVGVAAALIVSGLAWVAVLSTLSASAQVLLPAWARTRGLAYYQLVFMGGQALGGVGWGAVADWLGVRTTFVVSAIGLFVTTVVGMRTLPMPSGPVDVRPAQLWAEPPSIQMPGRRDAGPVLVTVEWRVDRANAEAFIAAMQPVGMSRRRTGASLWGLFEDMADPTLFLETFTVGSEREHLRQIMERGTKLDQELEARAMALTRPGHKPQVRHLIFAYASGRDEELSSFPP, encoded by the coding sequence GTGAAGCATGCGCCTGCGACGCAGGACTGGGGCCCGGAGCCCTCGGCGTGGGCACCCATGCGCCGACCGGTGTTCCGCGCTCTGTGGATCGCCCAACTGGCGGCCAACATGGGCACCTGGATGCAGACAGTGGGAGCCCAGTGGCTGATGGGCGACCTCGGCGGCGGCGCGCTGGAGGTCGCACTCGTCCAGACGGCGACAACACTGCCGGTCTTCGTACTGGTGGTGCCCGCCGGGGCCTTGGGGGACATCCTCGACCAGCGGCGATTGCTGATCGGCGGCCAACTCCTGATGTTCCTCGGCGCGGCCGGCCTGGCCGGCGTCACCGCCGCGGGCGCGGAGACCCAGTCTCTGCTGCTCGGACTGACCGCCCTGATGGGTGTGGGCGAGGCGTTCTGCATCTCCTCCTTCCAGGCCATCCAGCCCGAGCTGGTCAGCCGTGAGGAGATCCCGCAGGCCGCCCTGCTCAACAGCGCGAACGGCAATGTGGCGCGGGCAGCCGGCCCGGCTTTCGGCGGCGCCCTGATCCACGCCGCGGGCCCCGAGGCCACCTTCGCCCTCAACGCCCTGTCCTTCCTCGGCGTTCTGGTGGTCCTCTACGCCTGGAAGCGGCCACCGACGCACAGGCCGCTCGGCTCCGAGCACATCCGTGATGCGATCCGGGCGGGCGCCCGGTATGTGCGCAGCGCGCCGCTGCTCGGCGCGGTCATCGGCCGCTCGGGCCTCTTCATGCTCTTCGCCGGAGGGATGTGGGCGCTCCTGCCCACGGTCGCCCGCGGGCCGCTGGGTCTCGACGCCGGCGGGTACGGCCTGCTGCTCGGCAGCGTGGGTCTCGGCGCGGTCATCGGCGCGGTACTGCTGCCTTCGATGCGGGGGCACCTGAGGACGAACGTACTGGTCACGGGCGCCATGGTGATCTATGCGGGGACGATGGCGGCGATCGGCCTGGTGCCGTACGCCGTCGGAGTCGCCGCCGCCCTGATCGTGTCCGGTCTGGCGTGGGTGGCGGTCTTGTCGACCCTCTCAGCCTCCGCGCAGGTGCTGCTGCCCGCGTGGGCCCGTACCCGCGGACTCGCCTACTACCAGCTGGTCTTCATGGGCGGGCAGGCACTGGGCGGAGTCGGGTGGGGCGCCGTCGCCGACTGGCTGGGCGTACGGACCACCTTCGTGGTGTCGGCCATCGGCCTCTTCGTGACGACCGTCGTGGGCATGCGGACACTGCCGATGCCTTCCGGTCCTGTCGACGTACGCCCCGCTCAGCTCTGGGCGGAGCCGCCGTCGATCCAGATGCCGGGGCGTCGCGATGCGGGCCCTGTTCTGGTCACGGTCGAGTGGCGGGTGGACCGGGCGAACGCCGAGGCGTTCATCGCGGCGATGCAGCCGGTGGGCATGTCACGCCGGCGTACGGGTGCCTCGCTGTGGGGCCTGTTCGAAGACATGGCGGACCCGACGCTCTTCCTGGAGACGTTCACCGTCGGCTCGGAGCGGGAGCATCTGCGTCAGATCATGGAACGGGGAACCAAGCTGGACCAGGAGCTGGAAGCCCGCGCCATGGCCTTGACCCGACCCGGCCACAAACCGCAGGTACGCCACCTGATCTTCGCCTACGCCTCCGGGCGCGACGAGGAGCTGTCCTCCTTCCCGCCGTGA
- a CDS encoding UDP-glucose dehydrogenase family protein produces MRVAVVGQGYVGLTGAVALALQGHGVTGVEQDHSRLRTLNSGEAPVFEPGLPQQLAAALATGRLRFADGLAECHRRAPFDIVLITVGTPPQSDGSADLSQVTSVLEQIGNLLPVPRVVLKSTVPPGTSSRLADAHPWLRERYAYNPEFLNQGSALEDWAVPARVIAGTWSRENTLALRELYAGVSGPWVSTTPTSAEMIKYASNAFLAMKISFSNEIAQMCSGPDIDVDHVMQGVGYDPRIGHAFLQPGLGYGDSCLPKDTAALAHWASSVGMSAPLLRATIAVNDAQTGVALQILRTELGAALREATIAVLGVRYEPWSDDLRAAPSLAVVPAILAEAADVRVWDPATDAATIAGLFPSANPVAELPDAVDGAHAVVLLTEWPQAIEAHWPTLAARLVAPRLLIDGKNCLPPELMAGLPIHYRSIGTRMPTTTVTAEPQLEA; encoded by the coding sequence ATGCGCGTGGCAGTCGTCGGACAGGGTTACGTCGGCTTGACGGGCGCAGTCGCGCTGGCCCTGCAGGGGCACGGCGTCACCGGGGTCGAGCAGGACCACAGCCGGTTGCGCACACTGAATTCGGGCGAAGCACCCGTCTTCGAACCCGGCCTCCCCCAGCAGCTGGCTGCCGCTCTGGCCACCGGGCGACTGCGATTCGCCGACGGGCTGGCGGAGTGCCACCGGAGGGCCCCCTTCGACATCGTGCTGATCACCGTGGGGACACCGCCGCAGTCGGACGGATCCGCGGACCTGTCCCAGGTGACGAGCGTGCTGGAGCAGATCGGGAATCTGCTGCCCGTGCCCCGGGTGGTGCTCAAGTCCACCGTTCCGCCGGGCACCAGCAGCAGACTCGCCGATGCCCACCCCTGGCTTCGCGAGCGTTACGCGTACAACCCCGAATTCCTCAACCAGGGCAGTGCCCTGGAGGACTGGGCCGTGCCCGCCCGTGTCATCGCCGGCACCTGGAGCCGGGAGAACACCCTGGCACTGCGTGAGCTGTACGCGGGAGTGTCCGGCCCATGGGTGTCGACGACTCCCACCAGCGCAGAGATGATCAAGTACGCGAGCAACGCCTTCCTTGCTATGAAGATCAGCTTCTCGAACGAGATCGCCCAGATGTGCAGCGGGCCCGACATCGACGTCGACCACGTCATGCAGGGCGTCGGTTACGACCCCCGGATCGGGCACGCGTTCCTCCAGCCCGGCCTGGGCTACGGCGACTCCTGCCTCCCCAAGGACACCGCCGCGCTGGCGCACTGGGCGAGCAGCGTGGGGATGTCGGCGCCCCTGCTGCGGGCGACGATCGCCGTCAACGACGCACAGACCGGTGTGGCTCTGCAGATATTGCGCACCGAACTCGGCGCCGCCCTGCGCGAAGCGACGATCGCCGTACTCGGAGTGCGGTACGAACCGTGGAGCGACGACCTGCGAGCCGCCCCCAGCCTCGCCGTCGTCCCGGCGATCCTTGCCGAAGCGGCCGACGTACGGGTCTGGGACCCGGCCACCGATGCCGCGACCATAGCCGGGCTCTTCCCGTCCGCGAATCCCGTCGCGGAGCTGCCCGACGCGGTCGACGGCGCCCACGCCGTCGTCCTGCTCACCGAATGGCCGCAGGCCATCGAAGCGCACTGGCCGACGCTGGCCGCCCGGCTCGTCGCGCCGCGCCTGCTCATCGACGGCAAGAACTGCCTGCCTCCCGAGCTGATGGCCGGCCTTCCCATCCACTACCGGAGCATCGGCACCAGGATGCCCACCACGACCGTGACCGCGGAGCCTCAGCTGGAGGCGTGA
- a CDS encoding HTTM domain-containing protein — protein sequence MTVRAALALGRESAGGLGRQVAGRARNLTLQPLALYSAAAIRIGLAGLYLIHLLRESVRADRLWGPGSPFTPELFDQTMKARGWDGAFSWWYSLLATDSPLVFWSWYALAVVVSALLMLGWHTRAMAPAFCFLVVAFYIRGSMANSGWALLSLLFANFLVFVASGRHWSLDARRRARRKGASKFVFWGAETEELRRRMVTVLHNGGMAMIALQVMVIYGSAAMYKIQGESWRNGTALYYSMMYDDFSTWPELSAWVASYGTFAAVMAYVTVFSQMLFPALVFNRRLKYCILVVMLATHIGIGILMALPMFSAITIVGDLVFLPTTFWLAATRLVRTLRVREEKPAETVRPPREAEVEAEVSTSA from the coding sequence ATGACCGTACGTGCAGCCCTCGCCCTCGGACGCGAATCCGCGGGAGGCCTCGGCCGCCAAGTCGCAGGCAGGGCCAGGAACCTGACCCTCCAGCCGCTCGCCCTCTACAGCGCGGCCGCGATCCGTATCGGCCTCGCCGGGCTCTACCTGATCCACCTGCTCCGCGAATCGGTACGCGCCGACCGGCTCTGGGGGCCGGGATCCCCGTTCACGCCGGAGCTCTTCGACCAGACGATGAAGGCCCGGGGCTGGGACGGCGCGTTCTCCTGGTGGTACTCCCTCCTCGCCACGGACAGCCCGCTCGTCTTCTGGTCCTGGTACGCGCTGGCCGTCGTGGTGAGCGCGCTGCTGATGCTCGGCTGGCACACCCGCGCGATGGCCCCCGCCTTCTGCTTCCTCGTGGTGGCCTTCTACATCCGCGGATCCATGGCCAACAGCGGCTGGGCACTGCTGAGTCTGCTGTTCGCCAATTTCCTGGTCTTCGTCGCCTCGGGCCGCCACTGGTCACTGGACGCGCGCCGCCGGGCCCGCCGCAAGGGAGCCTCGAAGTTCGTGTTCTGGGGCGCGGAGACCGAGGAACTGCGCCGGCGCATGGTCACCGTTCTGCACAACGGCGGCATGGCGATGATCGCCCTCCAGGTGATGGTCATCTACGGTTCCGCGGCCATGTACAAAATCCAGGGCGAGTCATGGCGCAATGGCACGGCCCTCTATTACTCGATGATGTACGACGACTTCTCGACCTGGCCCGAACTCTCGGCCTGGGTGGCGAGTTACGGGACGTTCGCGGCCGTCATGGCGTACGTCACCGTCTTCTCCCAGATGCTGTTCCCCGCGCTCGTATTCAACCGGCGCCTCAAGTACTGCATCCTCGTCGTCATGCTGGCCACGCATATCGGAATCGGCATTCTGATGGCGTTGCCGATGTTCTCCGCGATCACCATTGTCGGCGACCTGGTCTTTCTGCCGACCACGTTCTGGCTGGCCGCGACGCGCCTGGTCCGGACGCTGCGGGTGCGGGAGGAGAAGCCTGCGGAGACAGTCCGGCCACCCCGTGAAGCGGAGGTCGAGGCCGAGGTCAGCACCTCGGCGTAG
- the ligD gene encoding non-homologous end-joining DNA ligase, whose amino-acid sequence MGDAVELTAGGRTVRLSSPDKIYFPERGYTKWDVAQYFLAVGDGITRALRDRPTTLQRFIEGIEGEFFYQKRAPKNLPDWIPTARIAFPSGREAHEICPTEPAAVIWAANLGCLTFHPWPVRRDRTEHPDELRIDLDPQPGTDFADAVRAAHELHTLLDEQGLRGWPKTSGGRGLHVFVPIEPRWTFSQVRRAAIAVGRELERRMPGRVTTAWWKEERGERIFVDYNQTARDRTIASAYSVRPYPHAPVSAPLTWDELDEAEPQDFDLVTMPTRFAELGDIHADMDDHAFGLEGLLELAARDERDHGLGELPYPPDYPKMPGEPKRVQPSRAKEKKEE is encoded by the coding sequence ATGGGTGATGCGGTGGAGCTGACAGCCGGCGGGCGGACCGTACGGCTGTCGAGCCCCGACAAGATCTACTTCCCGGAGCGCGGCTACACCAAGTGGGACGTGGCCCAGTACTTCCTTGCCGTCGGCGACGGAATCACCCGCGCCCTGCGCGACCGCCCGACCACGCTCCAGCGCTTCATCGAGGGCATCGAGGGCGAGTTCTTCTACCAGAAACGCGCCCCCAAGAACCTGCCCGACTGGATCCCCACCGCCCGCATCGCCTTCCCCAGCGGCCGCGAGGCGCACGAGATCTGCCCCACCGAACCGGCCGCGGTCATCTGGGCGGCGAACCTGGGCTGCCTCACCTTCCACCCCTGGCCGGTACGCCGCGACCGCACAGAACACCCCGACGAACTGCGCATCGACCTCGACCCGCAGCCGGGCACGGACTTCGCGGACGCCGTCAGAGCCGCCCACGAACTCCACACGCTCCTCGACGAGCAGGGCCTGCGCGGCTGGCCCAAGACCTCCGGCGGACGCGGCCTCCACGTCTTCGTCCCGATCGAGCCCCGCTGGACGTTCTCCCAGGTACGCCGCGCCGCGATCGCCGTCGGCCGCGAACTGGAACGGCGCATGCCGGGCCGGGTGACCACCGCCTGGTGGAAGGAGGAGCGCGGCGAGCGGATCTTCGTGGACTACAACCAGACAGCCCGCGACCGTACGATCGCCTCCGCCTACTCCGTGCGGCCGTACCCCCACGCACCCGTCTCGGCGCCGCTGACCTGGGACGAACTCGACGAGGCCGAGCCCCAGGACTTCGACCTGGTCACCATGCCGACGCGCTTCGCCGAACTGGGCGACATCCACGCCGACATGGACGACCACGCCTTCGGCCTGGAGGGCCTCCTGGAACTCGCCGCCCGCGACGAACGCGACCACGGCCTCGGCGAGCTGCCGTACCCGCCGGACTACCCGAAGATGCCGGGCGAGCCCAAGCGCGTCCAGCCGAGCCGGGCGAAAGAGAAGAAGGAAGAATGA
- a CDS encoding zinc-dependent alcohol dehydrogenase, translating to MRALTWHGKRDVRVETVPDPQLKEPTDVIVRVTSTGICGSDLHLYEVLGPYLDPGDILGHEPMGIVEEVGAGVSTLAPGDRVVIPFNVSCGNCFMCDQGLHSQCETTQVRERGTGASLFGYTKLYGQVPGGQAEFLRVPFGDNLPVKVPEGPPDERYVYLSDVLPTAWQAVEYAAVPPGGSLTVLGLGPIGEMAARVALHRGAGLVIGVDLVPERLARASAHGVKTLDLRNYGKELPDAIRDRTNGRGTDSVIDAVGMEAHGAPVAKAAQWITGLLPDAVAKPLMEHAGVDRLHALYTAIDVVRRGGTISLAGVYGGAADPMPMLTLFDKQIQLRMGQANVKRWVDDILPLLDDTDPLGVEGFATHTMPLADGPRAYEMFQAKEDGMIKTLLKP from the coding sequence GTGCGCGCACTGACCTGGCACGGCAAGCGGGACGTACGGGTGGAGACGGTGCCCGACCCGCAGCTCAAAGAACCGACCGATGTGATCGTCCGGGTCACGTCGACCGGCATCTGCGGTTCCGACCTGCACCTGTACGAGGTGCTCGGCCCCTATCTGGATCCGGGGGACATCCTCGGACACGAGCCCATGGGCATCGTCGAGGAAGTGGGCGCCGGTGTGTCCACGCTCGCGCCGGGCGACCGGGTCGTGATCCCCTTCAATGTCTCCTGCGGCAACTGCTTCATGTGCGACCAGGGACTCCACTCCCAATGCGAGACCACCCAGGTACGGGAGCGCGGCACGGGTGCGTCGCTGTTCGGATACACCAAGCTGTACGGCCAAGTCCCGGGTGGGCAGGCCGAGTTCCTGCGGGTGCCGTTCGGTGACAATCTGCCGGTCAAGGTGCCCGAGGGGCCGCCCGACGAGCGGTACGTCTATCTCTCCGACGTGCTGCCCACCGCCTGGCAGGCCGTCGAGTACGCGGCGGTTCCGCCCGGCGGCAGCCTGACCGTCCTCGGTCTGGGGCCGATCGGCGAGATGGCCGCCCGTGTCGCCCTGCACCGGGGCGCCGGCCTGGTGATCGGCGTCGACCTGGTGCCGGAGCGGCTGGCCCGTGCGAGCGCCCACGGCGTCAAGACGCTCGACCTGCGCAATTACGGGAAGGAGCTCCCCGATGCCATCCGCGACCGGACCAACGGCAGGGGCACCGACTCCGTGATCGATGCCGTCGGCATGGAGGCCCATGGCGCCCCCGTCGCCAAGGCCGCGCAGTGGATCACCGGCCTGCTGCCCGATGCCGTCGCCAAGCCGCTGATGGAACACGCGGGAGTGGACCGGCTGCACGCCCTGTACACCGCGATCGACGTGGTACGCCGGGGTGGCACGATCTCCCTGGCAGGTGTGTACGGCGGCGCGGCGGACCCGATGCCGATGCTGACCCTCTTCGACAAGCAGATCCAGCTGCGGATGGGCCAGGCCAACGTCAAGCGGTGGGTGGACGACATCCTGCCGCTCCTCGACGACACGGATCCGCTGGGAGTGGAGGGTTTCGCCACGCACACCATGCCGCTGGCGGACGGGCCGAGGGCGTACGAGATGTTCCAGGCCAAGGAGGACGGCATGATCAAGACACTGCTCAAGCCTTAG
- a CDS encoding NAD(P)/FAD-dependent oxidoreductase, with amino-acid sequence MADFAVIGGGIGGLAAALLTARRGHRVTVFERDSRAPGHDLDQDFFDWRRPGVPQAAQPHHLLGAARAVLLAEAPDVYESVLRLGARERHELDWFDERPPYRPGDENLVVLQSRRIVLETALTDALRAEPRAHVRYGEPVTGLLVDPSASPPRVRGVRTQLGAYEAELVIDAGGRRCGTGDWLTGAGCRPPVVERHRTGIAYFCRWYRLPDGRLDGPTRPWTVTGGTFAGCAVFPADNGLFAVTLFVHTEDPSRGSLRDPAVFEAAARMFAPGAAWLELGAEPLCPVLATAGLDNRWSALVDEQGPVAAGIIGIGDSITHTNPTMAQGASLALWAARRLACEVDGERGRDPGSPDFAADHHDWAVRTLKPWFDFQVITDRAIGERFANREFRAGPAREMAALFECALVEPEVMRARARVRHLAATPDEAYGTPEIRERVESWLAAHPDYVPNALGPDRKEWEKITAT; translated from the coding sequence ATGGCGGACTTCGCGGTGATCGGCGGCGGCATCGGCGGCCTCGCGGCGGCGCTCCTCACCGCCCGGCGCGGCCACCGGGTGACCGTCTTCGAGCGGGACAGCCGCGCGCCGGGCCACGACCTCGACCAGGACTTCTTCGACTGGCGGCGCCCCGGCGTACCGCAGGCCGCCCAGCCCCACCACCTGCTCGGCGCCGCCCGCGCCGTGCTCCTGGCCGAGGCTCCCGATGTGTACGAAAGCGTCCTGAGGCTCGGCGCCCGCGAACGGCACGAACTGGACTGGTTCGACGAACGCCCCCCGTACCGCCCCGGCGACGAGAACCTGGTCGTACTCCAGTCCCGCCGCATCGTCCTGGAGACCGCGCTCACCGATGCACTCCGGGCCGAGCCGCGAGCCCACGTGCGGTACGGCGAACCGGTCACCGGGCTGCTCGTCGACCCGTCCGCGAGCCCCCCGCGCGTGCGCGGCGTACGCACTCAACTCGGTGCGTACGAAGCCGAGTTGGTGATCGACGCGGGCGGCCGCCGGTGCGGTACGGGGGACTGGCTGACGGGGGCGGGCTGTCGGCCCCCGGTGGTGGAGCGGCACCGTACCGGCATCGCGTACTTCTGCCGCTGGTACCGCCTGCCCGACGGGCGGCTCGACGGCCCCACCCGGCCCTGGACCGTGACCGGCGGGACCTTCGCGGGCTGCGCCGTCTTCCCCGCCGACAACGGGCTGTTCGCCGTCACCCTCTTCGTCCACACCGAGGACCCGTCGCGCGGCTCGCTGCGCGACCCGGCCGTCTTCGAGGCGGCGGCCCGTATGTTCGCGCCCGGGGCGGCCTGGCTGGAGCTGGGGGCCGAGCCGCTCTGCCCGGTCCTGGCAACGGCCGGGCTCGACAACCGGTGGAGTGCGCTCGTCGACGAACAGGGCCCGGTCGCCGCGGGAATCATCGGCATCGGCGACTCCATCACCCACACCAACCCGACGATGGCGCAGGGCGCATCGCTCGCACTGTGGGCGGCGCGCAGGCTCGCGTGCGAAGTGGACGGGGAGCGGGGCCGGGACCCCGGTTCGCCGGACTTCGCCGCCGACCACCACGACTGGGCGGTGCGGACCCTCAAGCCCTGGTTCGACTTCCAGGTCATCACCGACCGCGCGATCGGCGAGCGCTTCGCCAACCGGGAGTTCCGTGCCGGGCCGGCCCGCGAGATGGCGGCTCTCTTCGAGTGCGCACTGGTGGAACCGGAGGTGATGCGGGCGCGCGCCAGGGTCCGGCACCTGGCGGCGACTCCGGACGAGGCGTACGGAACCCCGGAGATCCGGGAACGGGTTGAGTCGTGGCTCGCCGCGCATCCGGACTACGTGCCGAACGCGCTGGGCCCCGACCGAAAGGAGTGGGAGAAGATCACCGCGACCTGA